A window of the Carassius carassius unplaced genomic scaffold, fCarCar2.1 SCAFFOLD_75, whole genome shotgun sequence genome harbors these coding sequences:
- the LOC132134185 gene encoding CREB-regulated transcription coactivator 2, whose translation MSSAGAACGPDHGSSVPASCASNPRKFSEKIALHTQRQAEETAAFQEVMMDLTSTRIQAQKVRLTRTQGQYYGGSLPNVNQICRNASELQGSYHSPLDSSRSTRHHGLVERVHRDRHFISPSRPYRRQMDSSHSSSVYLSPPPDPSWRRNWNSSFETDKSQIFQQLPATALNRTNSDSALHTSVMNPPAGDPFAAGLSAPGRRSVFSYPAPIEENSPDDARLKPWDSRKLPLLSSRPKSCEVPGITVFPSPDQQGGVPHGPTVLNTGGSLPDLSSLHFPSPLPTPLDPDEPGYLSLSGGGSTGNLTCTLTQLGIHSPSGFHSTGLLASLQGASSNPSLQSSLSNPNIQSSLSSHSFHNSLSSASLHSSLSNPSLQSSLSSSPSLRSSFSSQSLQSSVSNSTYTAPGSFPPQMNTSPRRRAQLTPVTLPPDTRRHHPKQFSPTSSTLSSITQGVALETGRLQMDQRFSPYSFGPQQVHAFGPSPQTLQLHLHNMQNLHKTQNFQMQWPNPGQNQNPDASQPHAQAQTEPQTAQTLQQIRPALSADLDLYSDTMFLNSLLDDTNLGLQIRQNQNLSQQLSLDSQLEALNHDCGSSAVLKAQSGSYQGQSALLEMLDSSEQQTSNQNQNQSYTDGRHAVPNIILTGDSPSGLSKEIASALSAVPGFEMDSFSADEPLALEALGMLSDGDLMLADPAVEDSFRSDHLK comes from the exons ATGTCCTCCGCGGGAGCTGCGTGTGGACCGGATCACGGCAGCTCTGTTCCCGCGTCCTGCGCCTCAAACCCGCGAAAGTTCAGCGAGAAGATCGCGCTTCACACACAGAGACAAGCGGAGGAGACCGCGGCGTTCCAGGAGGTCATGATGGACCTCACCTCCACccgg ATTCAGGCGCAGAAGGTCCGCTTGACCAGAACTCAGGGTCAGTATTACGGCGGATCTCTGCCCAACGTCAACCAGATCTGCAGGAACGCCTCggagctgcag ggctcGTATCACTCTCCGCTGGACTCCAGTCGCTCCACACGGCATCATGGTCTGGTGGAGCGTGTTCACAGAGACAGACACTTCATCTCTCCCAGCAGACCCTACAGGAGACAA atGGACAGCTCTCACAGCAGCTCTGTGTATCTGTCTCCGCCCCCTGACCCCAGCTGGAGAAG GAACTGGAACAGTAGCTTTGAGACGGACAAGAGCCAGATATTCCAGCAGCTGCCGGCCACAGCGCTCAACAG gactaACTCGGACTCAGCGCTGCACACCAGTGTGATGAATCCTCCAGCTGGAGATCCGTTTGCAGCAGGCCTCTCGGCGCCAGGCAGACGGTCCG TCTTCTCGTATCCTGCTCCCATCGAGGAGAACAGCCCTGATGACGCACGCCTCAAACCCTGGGACTCCAGGAAG CTGCCGCTGCTCTCTTCACGACCAAAGTCCTGTGAGGTGCCTGGGATCAC tgtgtttCCGTCTCCGGACCAGCAGGGCGGCGTTCCTCATGGCCCAACAGTGCTGAATACAGGTGGCTCTCTGCCGGATCTGTCCAGCCTGCACTTCCCGTCCCCGCTGCCAACCCCGCTGGACCCGGACGAGCCCGGATACCTGTCTCTGAGCGGCGGAGGAAGCACGGGGAACCTGACCTGCACCCTCACGCAGCTCGGCATCCACAGCCCCAGCGGCTTCCACTCCACAG gtctgCTGGCGTCTCTACAGGGTGCGTCCAGTAACCCCTCCCTCCAGTCATCACTTAGCAACCCCAACATCCAATCGTCTCTCAGCAGCCATTCGTTCCACAACTCACTGAGCTCCGCCTCCCTGCACTCGTCCCTGAGCAACCCCTCCCTCCAGTCTTCGTTAAGCTCCTCCCCCTCACTGAGGTCATCGTTCAGCAGCCAATCGCTGCAGTCGTCTGTCAGTAACAGCACTTACACCGCTCCGGGCTCCTTCCCTCCGCAGATGAACACGTCCCCGCGCAGACGAGCGCAGCTGACCCCTGTGACCCTGCCTCCAGACACACGCAGACATCACCCCAAACAGTTCTCACCCACCTCCTCCACCCTCAGCTCCATCACACAG GGTGTGGCTCTGGAAACCGGTCGGCTGCAGATGGATCAGAGGTTTTCTCCGTATTCTTTCGGACCGCAGCAGGTTCATGCGTTCGGCCCGTCGCCGCAGACGCTGCAGCTTCACCTACACAACATGCAGAATCTGCACAAGACGCAGAACTTCCAGATGCAGTGGCCGAACCCCGGTCAGAACCAGAACCCAGACGCGTCACAGCCGCATGCACAGGCCCAGACGGAGCCGCAGACGGCACAGACCCTACAGCAGATCAGACCGGCTCTCAGCGCAGATCTGGACCTGTACAGC GACACGATGTTCCTGAACTCTCTGCTGGACGACACAAACCTGGGCCTACAGATACGCCAGAACCAGAACCTGAGCCAGCAg TTGAGTCTGGACTCTCAGCTGGAGGCTCTGAATCATGACTGTGGTTCTTCTGCGGTTCTGAAGGCTCAGAGCGGCTCGTATCAGGGTCAGTCTGCGCTGCTGGAGATGCTGGACTCCTCCGAACAACAGACGAGCaaccagaaccagaaccagaGCTACACTGACGGGCGGCACGCCGTGCCCAACATCATCCTGACCG GTGATTCTCCGTCAGGTCTGTCGAAGGAGATCGCGAGCGCGCTGTCGGCCGTCCCAGGCTTCGAGATGGACTCGTTCTCTGCAGACGAGCCGCTGGCGCTGGAGGCTCTGGGCATGCTGTCAGACGGGGACCTGATGCTGGCCGACCCCGCCGTCGAGGACTCCTTCCGCTCAGACCACCTCAAGTGA
- the slc39a3 gene encoding zinc transporter ZIP3: protein MDSDWTSPGVSPGLLHIKLLTLVLMLSFSLLCGFSPVCVLRRATRFSSDPGSRQRILSLASCLACGVFLASCLLELLPDFLNHTRDTFSRLHITLHYPLAEFVLAMGFLLVFVVEQMLLAFREQTCDVSLEKQALVDCEERSRRSVSRCAVDEGLRVFLLLFCVCVRAFLEGVSVGCQRQPLLETCVALMLYEALVAFSLAVHLTHHALRRTLVAGALLLFSVSCPAGIGAGLALDGLTVSPQVQLLRCAVEGLTAGIFINVCVLESVWQESCSPKHRIHKVAFLLTGFALVTAVLFSKV from the exons ATGGACTCCGACTGGACCTCCCCAGGTGTCTCTCCTGGACTTCTTCACATCAAGCTCCTCACACTGGTGCTGATGCTGAGCTTCAGTCTGCTGTGTGGATTCAGTCCTGTGTGTGTCCTGAGACGAGCGACACGCTTCAGCTCAGATCCag GCTCTCGGCAGAGGATCTTGAGTCTGGCGTCGTGTTTGGCCTGCGGGGTTTTTCTGGCTTCGTGTTTGCTGGAGCTTCTTCCAGACTTCCTGAACCACACGAGAGACACCTTCAGCCGTCTGCACATCACC CTTCACTACCCTCTGGCCGAGTTCGTCCTGGCCATGGGCTTCCTGCTGGTGTTTGTGGTGGAGCAGATGCTGCTGGCGTTCAGAGAGCAGACGTGTGACGTGTCTCTGGAGAAGCAGGCGCTGGTGGACTGTGAGGAGCGCTCCAGAAGGAGTGTGTCCAGGTGTGCTGTGGATGAGGGTCTGCGTGTGTTCCTGCtgctcttctgtgtgtgtgtgcgagcgttCCTGGAGGGTGTGAGCGTGGGCTGCCAGCGCCAGCCGCTGCTAGAGACCTGTGTGGCGCTGATGCTCTACGAGGCCCTCGTGGCCTTCAGTCTGGCCGTGCATCTGACCCATCATGCTCTCCGCCGGACGCTGGTGGCCGGCGCTCTGCTGCTGTTCTCCGTCTCGTGTCCGGCTGGGATCGGGGCGGGGCTGGCGCTGGACGGGCTGACCGTCAGTCCTCAGGTCCAGCTGCTGCGCTGCGCCGTGGAGGGTCTGACGGCTGGGATCTTCATCAACGTGTGTGTGCTGGAGTCCGTGTGGCAGGAGTCCTGCTCCCCGAAGCATCGCATCCATAAAGTGGCTTTCCTCCTCACCGGCTTCGCTCTGGTCACTGCCGTCCTGTTCAGCAAAGTCTGA